The window CATGGTCGACGCCGCGGTGGGCGGCAAGACCGGCATCAACACCGACGCGGGCAAGAACCTGGTCGGTGCGTTCCATCAGCCGGCCGCGGTGCTGATCGACCTCGCGACGCTGGAGTCGTTGCCGCGCAACGAGATCGTCGCGGGAATGGCCGAGATCGTGAAGGCCGGCTTCATCGCCGACCCGGTGATCCTCGACATGATCGAGGCCGACCCGGAGGCGGCGCTCGATCCCTCCGGTGTGGTGCTCCCGGAGCTGATCCGGCGGGCTGTCGTCGTCAAGGCCGAGGTCGTCGCCGCCGACGAGAAGGAATCGCAGCTGCGCGAGATCCTCAACTACGGGCACACTCTGGCGCACGCCATCGAACGCCGCGAGCGCTATCAGTGGCGCCACGGCGCCGCCGTGTCGGTCGGGCTGGTGTTCGCCGCGGAGCTGGGCCGGCTGGCCGGCCGGCTCGACGACGACACCACCGAACGCCATCGTGCGATCCTGACCTCGCTGGGACTGCCGGTCACCTACGACGCCGACGCCCTGCCCCAGCTGATGGAGTCGATGCTGGGCGACAAGAAGACCCGCGCCGGCGTGCTGCGATTCGTGGTCCTCGACGGGTTGGCCAAACCGGGCCGTCTGGAGGGACCGGATCCGTCGCTGCTGGCCGCGGCCTACGCGGAGGTCGCGCGGGACTGACGTCCGCGCAGACGTATTCGGCGGACATCGGTGCTGGGCACCGAGTAACAGATCGCGGTTGCCACGAAGATCGGCGCGGCGAACGCCAGCGCCACCACCACTGCGACCACGGCCAGGTTGGGTTCGGTCAGCCACCCCCTCGGGAAGCGCGGGACGCTGAGCGCGAACCAGCCGGCGACGACCGCCAGGCCGACCAGCCCGATCGTCGCGACCTTGATGGAGCGCAGGGCCAACCTGGTCTGCTCGGCGGCCGACGCCAGCGAGCGCCGCAGTTCGCGGGTGCGGACGTAGACGAACAGGAACTCGACGAGTACTGCGAGTGCCGCGGTGGTGGTGATCGCAGCCACCACAGCGTCGCTCGGCGACCGGTCGTACACGGCGCGCAGGTAGTCGACGGTGGTCTCGGACAGGATCAGCGTGGACGACATCGCCGCCGCGAAGGTGAGCCAGCCGCCGAGGTCTGCCAGGAAGCTGTAGGCGGCGATATCGTCGGTGTCCGCGGCGCCGGCCCGGTTGACGGCGTGCCCGGCCAGCATCCAGCCGAGACCGCCGAACAGCGCGGTGGTGCCCGCGGCGAGCATGCCCGTCGCCAGGGCGGTCTGGGTCCAGCTGATCGCGCAGACGGCGCCGCGTTCGCCGGCGTCGGGCGTCTGGTTACCCGAGATCAGGCTGAACAGAAAGCTGTCCAGCATCAGGATCAGCACCGCAGACGAGAAGAGCGCCAGGATGTGCACGCCTTCGCGGCTGTTGCGGTCGAACAGCAGCGCTATCGCGGTGATCAGGAAGCCGCCGAGAACTCCGGCGAGTTGCGAGTGGCCGGCAGCCGCGGCGAGCGGACTCCAGGTGTCGGACGTGCAGAGCTCGTCCGGGATCACCCGTCAGATCAGTTGTCGCGCTTGTCGACCGGTCTGGTCTCGTCGTCGGCTACCGCCACCGACGAACTCTGTTGCTGAGACTCGGTGCCGTCGGCGTAGCGGTCGTAGTCCTCGGAGTTGCCCTCGGAGCTGCCGGTGTCGCGCACCGCGGCGAACACGTCGGTGTCGGCGCGGTCGTCGTCCTCGCGGCGGCGCTCCTGTGCCGGGGCCTTGCGGTCGACCAGCCAGTGGCCGAGCGCGACACCGATGATCGCGGAGATGAACACCAGCAGGGCGGTGAAGGCGGCGAACGTCGTCAGCTCGTTGATGAGCCCCTCGACGTAGAGGTTCTTGTAGAACAAGCCGATGAACCAGGCGACCGCGCCGCTGACGACACCGGCGAACAGTCCGGCCAGCAGCCACGACATCGCCAGATCGTCGCGCCGGTCCGGGTCGGGATTGCGGCGGGCGTCCGACCGGCCGTCGGCGTAACCCCAGATCAGAGCCACCACCGCGTACGCCGCGACCAGCACTGCGCTGATCAGACCGGCCTTGGTCTCCCACGCGTTGATCATCGCGCCCTGCAGCAATCGGACGATGACCATCAGCGCGGCCAACACCAGTCCACGCACCAACCACTTGCTCATGGGGCCTCACCTTAGCGAGTAGCGTCACCCGCTGTGACGATTTCTGCGCGCCGTGACCGTCTGCGCCGCCTGCTGGCCGACGCCGGGCTGGACGCGATGCTGGTATCGGACCTGGTCAACGTGCGTTATCTGTCCGGGTTCACCGGTTCGAACGCCGCGTTGCTGGTGCTCGCACAGGACGAAACGCCGGTGCTGGCGACCGACGGGCGCTACCGGACCCAGGCCGCGCATCAGGCGCCCGACGCCGAGGTCGTCATCGAACGGGCGTGCGGTCCCCATCTGGCCGCTCGGGCGGCCGCCGACGGAGTGCGCAGGCTCGGTTTCGAGAGCCATGTCGTCACCGTCGACGCGTTCACCGCGCTGTCCGAGGCGGCCGGGAACGGCTGCGAGTTCGTCAGAGCGGCAGGCACCGTCGAGGGTCTGCGCGAAGTCAAGGACGCCGGTGAGGTGGCGCTGCTGCGGTTGGCGTGTGAAGCCGCCGACGCCGCGCTGAAGGATCTGCTCGAGCGCGGCGGGTTGCGGGCCGGACGCACCGAACGCGACGTCCGCAACGAGCTGGAGTCGCTGATGCTGGCACACGGCGCCGACGGAGCGTCGTTCGAGACGATCGTCGCCGCCGGCGCGAACTCGGCGATCCCGCACCACCGGCCCACCGACGCGGTGCTGGCCGCAGGGGACTTCGTCAAGATCGACTTCGGTGCGCTGGTCGCGGGCTATCACTCCGACATGACGCGGACGTTCGTGCTCGCCCCGGTCGCCGACTGGCAGCGCGAGATCTACTCGCTGGTCGCGGCGTCCCAGCAGGCGGGTCGGGACGCACTCGCGCCCGGGGTCGCCCTGTCCACCGTCGACGCGGCAGCCAGGCAGGTCATCGCCGATGCGGGCTATGCGGAGAACTTCGGTCACGGCCTCGGCCACGGGGTGGGTCTCCAGATCCACGAAGCGCCGGGAATCAACTCCGCAGCCGCCGGTACACTGCTTGCTGGCTCTGCGGTGACCGTGGAGCCCGGTGTCTATCTGCCCGACCGCGGCGGTGTCCGCATCGAGGACACGCTCGTGGTCGACAAGCACCCAGAACTATTGACCAGGTTCCCCAAGGAACTGGTCATCATCTAGCAAGCTAGGAGTACAACCCACTGTGGCATCGACCGCCGACTTCAAGAACGGGCTCGTCCTTCAGATCGATGGCCAGCTGTGGCAGATCGTGGAGTTCCAGCACGTCAAACCCGGTAAGGGTCCCGCGTTCGTGCGTACCAAGCTCAAGAACGTGGTGTCCGGCAAGGTCGTCGACAAGACCTACAACGCGGGCGTGAAGGTCGAGACCGCGACCGTCGACCGCCGTGATGCCACCTACCTGTACCGCGACGGTTCGGACTTCGTGTTCATGGACTCCGAGGATTTCGAGCAGCACCCGCTGCCCGAAGCGCTCGTCGGGCGCCTCGCGGGCTTCCTGCTCGAGAGCATGCCGGTGCAGATCGCGTTCCACGACGGGGTGCCGCTGTACCTGGAACTGCCGGTCACCGTGGAGTTGCTCGTCGCGCACACCGAGCCCGGACTGCAGGGCGACCGCTCCAGCGCCGGCACCAAGCCCGCGACGATGGAGACCGGCGCCGAGATCCAGGTGCCGCTGTTCATCAACACCGGCGACAAGCTGAAGGTGGATTCGCGGGACGGAAGTTACCTGGGAAGGGTCAATGCCTGACCGGAAGGGTGATCGGGGCAGGCATCAGGCGCGCAAACGCGCCGTCGACCTGCTGTTCGAGGCCGAAGCCCGTGGGATCACTGCCGCCGAGGTCGCGGAAGCGCGAAATGCACTGGCGGACAACGGCGCCGATGACATCGCGCCGCTGAACCCGTACACGGTGACGGTGGCGCGCGGCGTGACCGACCATGCGGCGCACATCGACGACCTGATCTCGGCCCACCTGCAGGGCTGGACGCTGGATCGGTTACCGGCCGTCGACCGGGCCGTGCTGCGGGTGGCGGTGTGGGAACTGTTGCACGCTGTGGATGTTCCCGAGCCTGTGGCCGTCGATGAGGCGGTCGAGTTGGCGAAGCAGCTCTCGACCGACGACTCGCCGGGCTTCGTCAACGGTGTGCTGGGCCAGGTGATGCTGGTGACACCGCAGATCCGGGCGGCCGCGGCTGCCGTGCAGGCCAGCCCGGACAGCGGTAGCGCCACCCCGTAGATCTGGACCAGCGCGGCGCTGTGCGTCAGGCGGCTTCGAACGTGACGAGGTCGATGCTGAAGCGGTCTTCGACAATGCTTCGCCGAGATATCCGGGTGCCCGGCAGCGGCGGCGCGATCGAGTAGTAGGTGGCGTGGGTCGGGGTGACGAACTCGGCGCGGTGCTCGCCGGCGCGCACCGAGGTGGTGACCGTCCAGCCCGGAGCTTCCTTCGCGTAGTTGCAGGCCTCGCACAGGCCGAGCCCGTTGACCGCGCTGGTTCTGCCGCCGTCGCGGTCGGGGGTGGCATGGTCGTGGTGGCGGATCGGCGCGTTGCAGTACGGAGTTCGGCATGTGCGGTCGCGGATTCCGATGAACGCTGCCAGTCCCTTGGGGAAGGCTCGCGATCTCGACTCCATCGCGACCAGTTG is drawn from Mycolicibacterium gilvum and contains these coding sequences:
- the aroB gene encoding 3-dehydroquinate synthase, with amino-acid sequence MTEPVTVDVRTDPPYPVIIGRGLLGDLGRVLDGRHKVAILHQPTLTQTAEAIRTHLSEKGIDAHRIEIPDAEGGKELPVVGFIWQVLGRIGVGRKDAIVSLGGGAATDVAGFAAATWLRGIDIVHVPTTLLGMVDAAVGGKTGINTDAGKNLVGAFHQPAAVLIDLATLESLPRNEIVAGMAEIVKAGFIADPVILDMIEADPEAALDPSGVVLPELIRRAVVVKAEVVAADEKESQLREILNYGHTLAHAIERRERYQWRHGAAVSVGLVFAAELGRLAGRLDDDTTERHRAILTSLGLPVTYDADALPQLMESMLGDKKTRAGVLRFVVLDGLAKPGRLEGPDPSLLAAAYAEVARD
- the nusB gene encoding transcription antitermination factor NusB, whose translation is MPDRKGDRGRHQARKRAVDLLFEAEARGITAAEVAEARNALADNGADDIAPLNPYTVTVARGVTDHAAHIDDLISAHLQGWTLDRLPAVDRAVLRVAVWELLHAVDVPEPVAVDEAVELAKQLSTDDSPGFVNGVLGQVMLVTPQIRAAAAAVQASPDSGSATP
- a CDS encoding M24 family metallopeptidase, with product MTISARRDRLRRLLADAGLDAMLVSDLVNVRYLSGFTGSNAALLVLAQDETPVLATDGRYRTQAAHQAPDAEVVIERACGPHLAARAAADGVRRLGFESHVVTVDAFTALSEAAGNGCEFVRAAGTVEGLREVKDAGEVALLRLACEAADAALKDLLERGGLRAGRTERDVRNELESLMLAHGADGASFETIVAAGANSAIPHHRPTDAVLAAGDFVKIDFGALVAGYHSDMTRTFVLAPVADWQREIYSLVAASQQAGRDALAPGVALSTVDAAARQVIADAGYAENFGHGLGHGVGLQIHEAPGINSAAAGTLLAGSAVTVEPGVYLPDRGGVRIEDTLVVDKHPELLTRFPKELVII
- the efp gene encoding elongation factor P, with translation MASTADFKNGLVLQIDGQLWQIVEFQHVKPGKGPAFVRTKLKNVVSGKVVDKTYNAGVKVETATVDRRDATYLYRDGSDFVFMDSEDFEQHPLPEALVGRLAGFLLESMPVQIAFHDGVPLYLELPVTVELLVAHTEPGLQGDRSSAGTKPATMETGAEIQVPLFINTGDKLKVDSRDGSYLGRVNA
- a CDS encoding B-4DMT family transporter; amino-acid sequence: MSKWLVRGLVLAALMVIVRLLQGAMINAWETKAGLISAVLVAAYAVVALIWGYADGRSDARRNPDPDRRDDLAMSWLLAGLFAGVVSGAVAWFIGLFYKNLYVEGLINELTTFAAFTALLVFISAIIGVALGHWLVDRKAPAQERRREDDDRADTDVFAAVRDTGSSEGNSEDYDRYADGTESQQQSSSVAVADDETRPVDKRDN